The Arvicola amphibius chromosome 5, mArvAmp1.2, whole genome shotgun sequence genome contains the following window.
GCATACAAAAAATGCCCCAAATCAGCAGAGAAATGAGAGTTAAACCACTGTGAGCTGTCACTGGCACCTGTTGAAATGACTAATGTCAGAAATAAGACAAATATAAACTCAACGGAACCCCGGGGCTGGCAAATCCTTCACACTGCAGCTGGTAATCTAAATTGGGATGGCCTTTACAGAAAACAGCCAGATAGATGTTGGGGGAAGagcaaaaagcaaaactaagGCTAAAAATCAAACTACAGAGTGATCCAACAGCCCACCTTCTGAGTATTTATCCAGGGATTTAGAGTCTGTGCACTCCACTAAGAGCCTGGCTTTTAGAAAACCACTAAAAGCAAACTTGACCTTCCCTCCCGAACTGGACCTGCAATAACACAAGGTGGGAAAAGAGGATGTAGCTGGATATCAAGGACATCTCCCCAGAAGATGCCTGAAAAGGAACATCCCAAAGCTAGGAAAAAGTCAGGAGAGAGCAGCTATAGACTTGAGGGAGACAGGCAGTGCTTAAGGAGGGAGTGAACAACGCTGTGAAAGCAGCCACTGTGCCACCCTCAAACTACAAGAGGATGCTGGAAAAACACAATCATGAAGGATTTGAAAGTGACCGCAGCCATATAGTGACGGGCTGATCACTTGGGCCACATTTtacagaagaggaatggagagggTTGGAGCTACCCTTTCAAAATCTGTGCACataaaaaaagggagggggagagaatggTGCCATGGGCCAGCATGTAGTCCTTGCCATAGCTGTGTAGTGGCTGGGGGACTTTCAGAGATGAAACGACCCAACAATTGTCAAGTTCGATCCCATCCAGTGCTAAAACTGTCTCCGTGGAAACACCATCGCCCCTGCTGACAAATTCTCTAAGCAGCTACTGAGGTGTGGCAGAACAGAAGCCAGTGACTTCAGGAGGGACATGTCCACCCAAACACCACGCCAGGCGCCCAAACGGATCCAGTGAAGCGTGAACCAGAACGAAGGACAAAGCCTCAATTTATTCCGGGTTTCACTCTTGTGGGTCTTGATTCCAAAGCCcatgtggtggtggttgtttaATTGGGGGCGAGGTGGTAACTACTAGACTCATACTGGTTGgatggctcaatgagtaaaggtgcttgctggccaggctaagaatctgagtttgatccctggatcccaaataaagatggaaagagagaattgactccaaTCACAGGTGCACCGAGACACATGAACCCACACACCCACCTcgctccgtctctgtctctgcttcatacacacagatgcatacacacaataataataataaagtgaattaataactattttaaactatacaaaaaagaaaaaaacagcagacTGTAGAATCTGGCCCCATACATAGTTTTCAAGTTATACTTAAAGAAATTAGCAGTCTCAGCTCTTCTCACACAGAAGTTGATAGACTTTGTAACCCAGACCGGTAAGCACGCTGAGTTCTGACCCCAGCGTGGTTGGAATGGTTCTAAGAGAATAGCTATCAAATTTACATGGCTGACTTTAGGTCCGGCTGTCATGAGGAAAGCTCCCAGGCAAACTGACTGGTTTCTAGACCACAAAGATTCCAAATTCTCTATTTCATGTGATTCGGCCCACCTGTTGCGTGCCAGGGCCTCGTCCTTCATTAAAGCTTTGGTTTTTCCCATGATAAAACTAAGTTGGGGTGTTACACTAAAGTTCTACAAACCATGGAATTAGGAGTTTCACACTTTGTGGAATAAGCTAGCCCCAAAGTCCCACCAAGATGCACAATTGAATCTGaagtctgggggctggagagacggctcagcggttagcACTTACAGCTATTCAAACAGATCGcagttcccagaacctgtgtCAGGTGGTCaccctgcctgtaattccagctccagacctgacgccctcttctggattcctcaGGCACTGCACCCTTGTGTACAAACCCAAACACCCACAAATACAggtagtaaataaaaattaaaacaaaaatcttttttattaaatctgAGTCTGAGTTTTTACAAGGGTGGTATTCATGATTCTCTGACTACTCTTTCTAGAAGATCCAAGGTCTGAATGTGCCAGGGTTTTCTGGGGGCTACACTGAATTAAAAACCATCTTACTCCATAATCTCtgtggtcatttttttctaccaCCACCATTGAGGTGGCCAGACTCGGTTTGTACTTGAGGTGTCTGCTTCTGTAATTCAATCTCAAGCCACCAAGGTCACAGCTGAATTAATTATAATGTCAATGAACTACCCACATACCGTTCTTCCATTGGCAGAAATGGAAGTTCAACACCTTCTTCAAAACCAAGAGCAACACGAGcccagcctccacctccacagCCCTATGGTAAACACAGAGCCACAGCAGAAGTGGCTGTAGGGCTATGGGACTAGGCTATCTTGAAGGCATATCTAGATGCTGGGGCCTTTGCAGACAATGCCCAGACCTCCAGTGCCCCAGGGTGCTCGTGTCAGCAATAGCACCATGAGTGCCTTTGGCAGGGAGCATTCTTGGCAACAGCAGGTAACTTTGTATGGCCACCTGTTGGAGTCACAGTATACATTGAATTCCCCACCTGTTATTGCAAGCCCACTCTACTATCAAGTGCCTTTCCCTGACGGAATGTAGGTGAGCTCTTCAGTTTCTATGTGAACACGTGTCCATTATCTCTGGTCTCCATGAACCTCCACTGTGCGTGTGCTTTGTGTGTCAGGGGCTTTGTCCCATTCATAACAACCTCCCAGTCTAATGTAGACAGACACTGAGAAGGAGAggtctttgggggggggcaggcgTGAAGAGGGGtttgagacgggtttctctgtgtagctttggctgtcctaggactttctctgtagaccgggctggcccctaactcagagatctgcctgcctctgcctcttaagtgctagaactaaagatgtatgccaccacacctggctgcagGAGAGAGCTCTTGAGAGCAGACTTAGACTAGAGGGAGGGCGACCGTGGGCAAGGGGTGGGGTGAGCCACCAAGAGGGCTGGAGATGCTGAGGATAGAGTCCTCGTGTGAGTTCTCCCTCTCTGGACTCCCGAACTGCTCAAGGCCTGTGACTTACGGGCTTTGCATATGCTCTCAGGGCCTGTTTCAGCTGCTCAATCCACATACCAGCCAAGGGGCTGATGTTTTGCTTGGATACGCTTTTACATCTCTCTCTGGCTCAGTGCTCATTCCTCTGCCCCCACTCCAGAAAACCCAATAAAAGTCTTGATCAGATTCACACTGTACCCAGTGTTCTGGATGCCTGGATCTCCCACCTACTACTTCCCAAGAACCATGAGACTTCTGCTGTTGGCTCTTCCTGTCCTTGCTCTTCTACCCCAAGTGATCCCAGGTAACAGAAGCCAGGGAAGTGACCAAAGTGATGGTCTAATGGGCCCTGGCCTCTGGGGGACAGTGTGTGGCAGCTCTCCCTAACACAGCCAGCACCACATTCCTTGCTGAAACGGTGTCTGGCAAGGGTGGGACAGAGGTCGGTCAGGCAATCCTTAGGGCAGCCTCCACAGCCAGAGTTTCTCCACGTGCCATGTGTCCACCTAAAGAACAAGGTTAGACTTTCATCTCCTCCGTCTCTTCCTGGCCTGTGGAACTCTAGAAAACACCTCCCAAATCCACAACCTTGTGGCATCTTGGTCTTCTAAAAGTCTTTCTACCGCTTTTCCAGGAGACCCTTTGTCTTCTCTTGTTCTTCAAAACATCTGCAGAGCTGTTACGTGGACAGCAGAGATGGCTTTCTTCTCCCTTGTACGCTGAAAGTCTAGAGCGTGATAACCATTGTTTTTAAAGGAACCCCGATTCTATCACTCTGGAAAACCCATCCTCTGCTCCTGCACAAATCTCCCACGGCAGATTTCAGAACATGATAAACTCATTAAAGTGACCCGCATGtttgtttcaaaaaactaaatatactGTCCCCGTGATTATACCACATTCTTGTTTCGTTTCCTGTTTTGTGGCTACCTAGAGTTCTGCCTCAttctttacaaatttaaaaacgTCTATTGTAATAAAAACCATGGCTGGGCATAGCAGTActcgcctttactcccagcatttgggaggcagagtcagaggcaggtggatctctgtgagttccagaccagcctggtctacatcacagtgagttccaggacagccaaagctacagagtgagacctatATCTAAAAACCAActgaacaaacaaagaaacaaaacaacaaacaaaatctaaaatcaaAAAACTATAAATTTATATGAAGTCATTTAGAACCTCTTTAACCACGCATGAGAAGGAATGTATGATACACTTCCCTGTGTGGGTAAGGGTTTACCTAAGTTAGGTTCCTAAAAGAGAACCGGTCATGCTAAAGGTCAGTTGGCTTTTTCTTTCACTTCACGAATTCCTCACTTCTATACCAGTCAGGACCCACCAGTAGGAGTCGCTGGCTTTCGGAGCCTTGAGTTACTTTCAGCTGCAGCAGAGAACAGTATCAGGGAGAATTCTTTGGGATCTTTAGGAGACCCAGCTGTGTCTGCCTTGCATTCTGATGGAGATAAAGAGACCAGGGAAGGGGCATGGAAAAGTCTGGGAAAGCAGTCCATGGCCCCAGAAACTCGGGGCACGCAGTAAGAGAAGGAACTTTGTATGACACACTTTGGGGTGTCTCTAGCCAGACATTTGAAGGCAAGAGTTGGGACGAGAAAAGAATATAAAGTCTTCTGAACTACCCACGAGAAGGGCATGTCTGATCTGTTTTGTCTTTAGCAGTTGCCAGCTCTTGCATCTTGAGCagtgtgcctggcacacagtaggcacccAGCAAACAACAGTTCAGTGTTTCAATAGATGCGCAAAGTCAACAAAAGCAGCTTCTCCTCCCTCTAGTAGCCGGCTGCTTAACATGCGTGCCTGgtgcagcatgcaggcaggcgttctttatgtatttgtgaTTAAATGCCCTCGGTGGCTCTAGCCACTGGACGTATTGTCTGCAATCTGTTGCCTCTCAGTACATGGACTTTGCCCAGTATAAGTCCTCAACAAGAGAGAAAAACCACTCCACTCTGGTCTTACAAGTTCAACCACACAGTGTCTCATGCACGGTGCCTGGGATTTTGTAAAAGGCACCTCCTGATTCTCACCCAAAAGGGTCCTCTGTCATTACTCTCTTTTTCCACACTTCGACCTTTAGTGCCCGATGTGGTGAACAATCCGTTTTATTTTCCCCGAAGACCGGGCTGGCTCTCCCAGCTTTCCACAGCATGTGGAATAGTTTACACGGTCTCTCTCCCTTCCGGGGACTCCTTACTGCGTGCATCCGAGTGTGCTATTCTGTCTGCTTGGGCTATTTACTCTTTTGGCAATGGTCAATTGCCATGTCTTTATAGTGGGTCAGGGTCAAGAGAGCACATTTTTGCTtcactttgaagaaaaaaatataatcttgGTTGCCAAtggtcattatttttaattataaatttgagGTGAAATACGTGAGCCTCCCAAAACTCCCACTAGAATTTGAACAGAATTACATACACTAACTGTGTGGATTACATTGGGAAGTGATGAGTCCTTGTCACAATTATGCCATTCCATGGGAGAGAGAGCACGTCTTCATGGTTAAGAGTTTTAACAGAAACCCCAGAGAAGTAGTGTGCaatcttaatttaaaagaaaatgcctcagagTCAGGGCTTGGTGTGtagacttttaatcccagaactcaggagacagaggcaggggggtcTCTAAGATTCGAGGCCAGTctcatctacacagtgagttccaagccagccaaggctacatattgAAATTGTgtccaccaaaataaataaataaataatgaaagataaAGCTATGAAGAGCACCTGCTTCTGTTCATACACAGAAACACTGTTAATTCTTGCAAATCAAATTTGTCTGATTTAACTGTTATTAATTacaattgtttatttgtttttaagatattaGAGCCATGGCTGCCCTACTGTGTAACAATTTTATCTCTATTTCTAATTCTTATacacttttttcctttcctctaaaCAGTGGCCCAGTCCACTGCTATTATTTGGACAATAGTGGTAAATATGGCATGCTTCGTTTTCCCCTTCTCAATAGAAGTGGAAGTTTCTCCATCAGATAATACTAGCTCTGGGATTGGATGTACAAACATCACCAAACTGAGGAAAATCCAGCTGGttgtggttcatgcctttaatcccagcatttgggaagcggAGGCAaatgggatctctgtgagtttgaggccacttagcaagttctaggccagtcagaactgcatagtgaggccctgtctcaaaaaaattaagaaaagtctACCTTGTTTGTCTAGATAATTAAATGACTACCTCATTCATTCTACAAAAGTTGTTTCTTTAGTAGATTTCCTAACATTAACATTATTTGCATCTGGGGTGGAATCCTAGTTGATGGtgctatattaatttattttcaatgaacattggctcatattttatttaaaaaaattaaatctgtatTAAGAAAGtagatctagaaactacagggaaacactgtctcgaaaaaccaaaaaaaaaaaaaaaaaaaaaaaaaaaaaaaaaaaaaaagtagatctATACCTGTCTCATTTTAGAACAAAGACGACACAAGTCTCACAAAATAAGCCACAtagctttctttttatatgtggctttgttttctagtttctggAACATTTTACACAAAGTAGCATGAGAGACTTCTATGAGGATTTTTATTcctaattttattacatttggcCAGAAAACAGAATTGGGGTGCTGAGTCCATGGAACTTTTCAAAGTTTGTTTCCAATGCCCTAAGACCTTGCTACAGGCATGGCCAATGGATTAGAAATATTGACACCCTCTAGGGTTTTGTTAGACAAAGAACACACGTGTTCTGCCCCACCTACTGGATCAGAACCTGCCTTTCAGCAACTACTCTGCGTGCTTGTGGGGTTTGGGCTTGCTCGAGCGCATCTCGAAGTTTTAGAGCCCCAGCCTGAGAGTCCCAGGGAGCAAAGCCTCCTGACTAGTCTAATTCTCGCTAGTCAAATCCTTGCGCCAGTCCAAGCTTCCGGTGAATGCTCCGTTTGTTAGTCCTGGTGTAGCTGTTCAGGGATGCTTTGCATTATCTCTAAACACACAAATGTTTGCTATGTACACGTGACCGTGGTTTTACAGTGTCTTAATGTGTTCGGAGAAATTAGGCTAGTGCAAATAACTCAATCGCAGTCATgagatgaaatttttaatataattgttcatgtgtatttatttacttatttttactggGGGGGTGGAgaagagcacatgtgtgtgcgccaCCGTGTATTcaaggaggtcagagaaaaaaaattgtgggaacCAATCAGTCCTCTTCCTCCATGGATAGGGTCTGAGGGCCAAACTCAGGGCTTAGCAGCAAGGGCTGTGACGTCATCTCAGCAACCCCAGGTGAGTTTCTTGATATGGGTAGCTTGGCACAGGTCTAGAGAGCTTTGTTATGGCTGTACCCATTGCCTTGTAATCAGCAAGTTTCCTTCATTGTTGAGTGATAATTGCACTCCGAGGAAAGCTAAACATGGGCCGGAAACACAGCACTACCGAGTTGCCGGGAGGAGCCTAGCCCTGCAGTCCTGCCACAGCCCAAAGTAATTTGTGGAATGCCAGCTCTATAGCCACGAAGCAACAATAACTTCAAATGACCAGTCTCTCCTTTGATTATTTAGCCTATGGTGGTGAGAAAAAATGCTTGAACGGATGGGGGAGCTGCAGGAAAAACTGCAAAGATGGAGAAATGTTTCAGGACACCTGTAAACATCACCGAGTCTGCTGCATTCCAGACACTAGGGGGCGCAAGCGAAAGGTCGCCGTCACAGTCAGTTGGACCACCGGGACCACTGAGGCAACCTCTGCAGAGGACTTTGATTTTAACTCGGAATTCAAAATACATACAGCAAAAAAATCATAATACTTAGATGTGAGAAACTAGAgtggagacaaacaaacaaacaaacaaaaacccggAGAGGTGGTTGGAGAGCTCTATCTCTGGAGTCTATGATAGTTCTTGACTTCTCAGAGGTCACTCATGTTCCGAGAGTGATGGACTATGTTGTATATATAAGACATTGAAACACCCATGAGCTACCACCCCCTCCTGATTGtgtaattctaaaaaaaataaaaataaaaataaaatccaccgTGTAAAGCATTCAGGTGTTTCCACTGGTAAATTCAGAGCCCACTGGGATGACATTGCAAAGCACAATGCCAGCAGGGACTATTTGCTTTCAGAGGTGAGGCCACTCAAGAAACTTCCCATGGAGCAATAAAGAAACTTGAAAATGTTCCAGGGTGTTTGCATGTCATCATGGTTGTAGAAGTACCAGCCTTTTCTTAGGAAAGGAGAGAGGTTTTAATCCTCTGAAAAGAGAAGTAACCCCAGAGGACTGCAAGGACCAGCTAAGAGAAAATGAGGCTCCCTAGATAACgggggtggtggggaggaaggCTCTAAACTCAGGAGGAAACAAAGGTAAAAGGGGCATCACAAAGAGCAAGCAAGCTTAGCCTTCCTAGGAAGGCAGCAATGGCGGAAGTGCTACCTAGAGACACAGTTCTGGAACTTTAATAGAGGTTGGATCATAGCCAGCTCCCGAAAAGAAGCTATACCAAAGCCAACTGCCTATTGGTGTAGGCCACAGTcagagaagtagagaaagatgtGGCCTTGGGTAGCTACTGTCCTATTGACAGAAATTAGAATTAAAGAAAGAGCAACAAGATATCAGTGGAAAGTAAGGCATAACAAGTAAGTATCATGGCCAGCGtggtggctcaatgggtaaagggaCTTTCactgcaagcctgatgacccaagttcaatccctggtaccCACCTGAAGGTGGAAGGAAATA
Protein-coding sequences here:
- the Defb118 gene encoding beta-defensin 118, with the protein product MRLLLLALPVLALLPQVIPAYGGEKKCLNGWGSCRKNCKDGEMFQDTCKHHRVCCIPDTRGRKRKVAVTVSWTTGTTEATSAEDFDFNSEFKIHTAKKS